One Tolypothrix bouteillei VB521301 DNA window includes the following coding sequences:
- the gvpJ gene encoding gas vesicle protein GvpJ, which yields MTSTPIPSSSKANSSRTINTSTQGSTLADILERILDKGIVIAGDISVSIASTELLHIRIRLLISSVDKAKEMGINWWEGDPHLSGKTQTLIEENRQLQDRLRSLEAEMRSLKALAMSQVDFGTSLPSQRQGEGEDF from the coding sequence GTGACATCAACACCAATACCATCTAGTTCTAAAGCTAACTCCAGTCGAACAATTAACACCTCTACCCAAGGTTCGACTTTGGCAGATATTCTGGAACGGATTTTAGATAAGGGAATTGTAATAGCAGGTGATATTTCTGTTTCTATCGCCTCTACCGAGTTGTTGCATATCCGAATTCGGCTGTTAATTTCTTCGGTAGATAAAGCAAAAGAAATGGGAATAAATTGGTGGGAAGGCGATCCCCATCTCAGTGGGAAAACCCAGACTTTGATTGAGGAAAACCGCCAACTTCAAGATAGGCTGCGAAGCTTAGAAGCAGAAATGCGATCGCTCAAGGCTTTAGCTATGAGTCAGGTAGATTTTGGGACAAGCTTACCAAGCCAAAGACAAGGGGAAGGAGAAGATTTTTAG
- a CDS encoding LamG-like jellyroll fold domain-containing protein, with product MFCSHSLQVGVNDRMQNQQINSLPYVLKFNGQDDHIVLSKMNIDYSSGFTIEAWVYYNSFKFWSRIVDFGNGVDKHNIVFANVGHTNTLAIQTKKGTAIEKITANNALETGKWMHLAATVDSSGHGKLYKNGVEIQSGKIHLPENLNRSLNYIGRSNWTHDGYFDGRMAEVRLWNRTRSVEELQQDLNRRLEGKEAGLVGYWPLNEGTGDLVSHNGKIIGGVWHQEIYFPTGDRAHHLQSILSFRGLSQYIEIKDPFADDGEFTLSLWVKPSILNDGSNYSIIGNYAPENQYNKPALWLTADKSGLAYDSYDSTGQRYREQLDNFFVVKNQWVHITWVKQGTEYKFYRDGKLFATKPAPNKIYTNRNTTYWIGRESNFWWGKIAALSVWNCPRTPDEIQASLYQKLSGKESGLVGYWPLDEGTGDKLANKVISKDGTIVDATWEEAKLTLINPQTNQPTTTQFVLTFNGQSTCINCGDRINLANTSFTIEFWAKRNSTKAWSVIINQGNKKQNQDLHIGYRSNDVFTLAFYGDDLNTEINVTDTEWHHWACVYDATTKKQIIYRDSEKLLERTAKDDYKGTGTLYIGVVEGKESFFSGQLTEVRIWKKPRTAEDIKADMSRRLTGNELGLIAYWPLNEGKGNIANDKMNIANQATIYGAAWQKEATIIKAVNATPSWSSLLSFDGVDDFVEVPYAANLNPSQFTLLCWVKVEKGQGTWRSVITSRDDSPAKGYILYAGDNNRWQFWVGSSTQSSWIIVNGSDVVLNTWTSVAATYDGSRAKLYINGELVGETVANYGINSKRPLRIGAGATEGIQKYFFSGKIAEVQLWDKVCTLEELQKNMQGSLVGNESGLVSYWPLNESKGNKVSDKTSYGNHGQITGATWEAKTKELADESLSVKSVLNFQADFVEIQDPFDNNKEFTLSLWVKPKAIDDGKCYGLLGKDENKFCKPSLWLCSKNSALVYDSYDTTGKRYRELLDNFFTEKAQWVHITWVKRGTEYKFYRNGQLFATKPAPEIFYTNKETGYWFGLADNFWVGEMTELSIWNCARLDADIKNSLGERLTGKEPGLVGYWALNEGSGDTAKDVTSRNNNGKITGAIWDWQLFFVNEILTPPKPSALEQNNIDLAYKVGELEQKNIEQEKQLSELKQKNAELDKKVAESEQKNAERDKQLSEVKQKNLDQDKKIAESEQKNAEQDQQLSELKQKNLDQDKKIAELEKKNTEQETQLSEIKQKNSELEHKDTELTQKLSELSPKVVVLEPKPVIPQNEWQQLQKLQPADLKSESYFGEETAFCGEWAIAGARKANRADIEDAGIAYIFQLQNKMWLQKQRLQPHDIRMGDRFGSAVAIDSQWAIVGARKADAGIIKDAGAAYIYQLENGIWQQKQKLQPQDLNVNSSFGKGIAISRNWAIVGAARAKLANIQDAGAAYVFHLENGVWQQTQKLQPQDLGFNQCFGNVIAMTAEWAIVGGGDRYSSASVKRPGGAYVYHLEDGVWRQKQKLQSPQLGINDLFGYSVAISGEYALVGAVNTPVANVSGTGSVYIYKLIEGVWQPQQTLQPSQPKYCAFFGATVAIANDIAVIGSTRADSSKLKATGDAHIFKLEKGVWQLKEKLQPTDLHYESYFGFSSPTDREWIFTTAAWANTPTAKRAGAVYVFASR from the coding sequence GTGTTTTGCAGTCATTCTCTGCAAGTAGGAGTTAACGATCGCATGCAAAATCAACAGATAAATTCCTTGCCCTACGTTCTTAAATTTAACGGACAAGACGACCATATTGTTTTGTCCAAAATGAATATAGATTATTCGTCAGGTTTCACGATAGAAGCATGGGTTTATTACAACAGCTTTAAGTTTTGGTCGCGGATCGTAGACTTTGGTAATGGTGTAGACAAACACAATATCGTATTTGCAAATGTTGGTCATACCAATACACTTGCCATACAAACCAAAAAAGGTACAGCAATAGAAAAAATTACAGCTAACAACGCCCTTGAAACTGGAAAGTGGATGCACTTAGCAGCAACAGTTGATAGCTCTGGTCATGGTAAACTCTACAAAAACGGTGTAGAAATTCAATCTGGAAAAATTCATCTTCCAGAAAACCTAAACCGAAGCCTTAATTACATCGGGCGGAGTAACTGGACACATGATGGTTATTTTGATGGAAGGATGGCAGAAGTACGCCTCTGGAACCGCACGCGTTCGGTGGAAGAATTGCAACAAGACTTAAACCGTCGTTTAGAAGGTAAAGAAGCTGGATTAGTAGGATATTGGCCTTTAAATGAAGGAACTGGCGATCTTGTTAGTCATAATGGCAAAATTATCGGTGGTGTCTGGCATCAAGAAATCTATTTTCCCACAGGCGATCGCGCCCATCACCTACAATCTATTCTTTCTTTTCGCGGTCTCAGTCAGTATATAGAAATTAAAGACCCCTTTGCAGACGATGGAGAATTTACCCTGTCCTTGTGGGTGAAACCTTCCATCCTCAATGATGGCAGTAACTACAGCATAATTGGCAACTATGCGCCTGAAAATCAGTATAACAAACCAGCGTTATGGTTAACCGCAGATAAATCGGGACTAGCTTATGACTCTTACGACTCCACCGGTCAGCGTTATCGCGAACAATTAGATAACTTTTTTGTCGTTAAAAATCAATGGGTACATATTACCTGGGTAAAACAAGGAACGGAGTATAAGTTTTATCGTGATGGGAAGTTGTTTGCTACTAAACCTGCTCCTAATAAAATTTATACTAATAGAAATACGACCTATTGGATAGGACGAGAGAGCAATTTCTGGTGGGGTAAAATTGCTGCATTATCAGTTTGGAATTGCCCTCGCACTCCAGATGAAATTCAAGCCAGTTTATATCAAAAACTGTCAGGAAAAGAATCAGGCTTAGTGGGTTATTGGCCTTTAGATGAGGGAACTGGCGATAAGCTAGCTAATAAAGTCATTAGTAAAGATGGAACTATAGTTGATGCTACCTGGGAAGAAGCAAAATTAACACTGATTAATCCTCAGACAAATCAACCAACAACGACTCAATTTGTTCTTACTTTTAACGGACAGAGTACTTGCATTAATTGTGGCGATCGCATCAATTTAGCCAACACCAGTTTTACCATAGAATTTTGGGCAAAACGCAACTCAACAAAAGCCTGGTCAGTCATTATTAACCAGGGTAACAAAAAGCAAAATCAAGATTTGCACATAGGCTATCGTAGCAACGATGTCTTTACCTTAGCTTTTTATGGTGATGATTTAAATACAGAAATAAATGTCACAGATACTGAATGGCATCACTGGGCTTGTGTTTATGACGCCACAACTAAAAAGCAAATCATTTATCGAGATAGCGAAAAACTTCTTGAGAGAACGGCTAAAGACGACTATAAAGGCACGGGAACTTTATATATTGGTGTTGTAGAGGGTAAAGAGTCATTTTTCTCAGGTCAATTGACAGAAGTGCGAATTTGGAAAAAACCCCGTACTGCTGAAGACATTAAAGCCGATATGTCCCGCCGTTTAACTGGAAATGAATTAGGATTAATAGCATATTGGCCCTTGAATGAAGGAAAAGGTAATATCGCCAATGACAAAATGAATATTGCCAATCAAGCAACCATTTATGGAGCAGCTTGGCAAAAGGAAGCCACCATCATTAAAGCCGTTAACGCGACACCTTCTTGGTCTAGTTTACTTTCATTTGATGGAGTCGATGATTTTGTCGAAGTACCTTATGCAGCCAACCTCAATCCCAGTCAGTTTACCTTATTGTGTTGGGTAAAAGTAGAAAAAGGGCAAGGAACTTGGCGTTCTGTTATTACTTCACGAGATGATTCTCCAGCCAAGGGATATATTCTCTATGCAGGTGATAATAACAGATGGCAATTTTGGGTAGGATCGAGTACTCAAAGCAGTTGGATTATTGTCAATGGTTCGGACGTAGTTTTAAATACTTGGACATCAGTAGCAGCAACTTATGATGGTAGCAGAGCAAAACTGTATATTAATGGAGAATTAGTAGGGGAAACAGTAGCTAATTATGGAATCAATTCAAAACGCCCCTTACGAATAGGTGCTGGTGCAACTGAAGGAATTCAAAAATACTTTTTCTCCGGAAAAATTGCGGAAGTTCAACTTTGGGATAAAGTTTGTACTCTAGAAGAACTGCAAAAGAATATGCAGGGTTCTCTTGTTGGTAACGAATCAGGCTTAGTTAGTTATTGGCCTCTCAATGAAAGTAAGGGCAATAAGGTTTCTGACAAAACTAGTTATGGCAATCACGGTCAAATTACAGGTGCAACTTGGGAAGCAAAAACAAAAGAATTAGCTGATGAATCTTTATCAGTAAAATCGGTTCTCAATTTTCAAGCGGATTTTGTAGAAATTCAAGATCCATTTGACAATAACAAGGAATTTACCCTGTCCTTATGGGTGAAGCCAAAAGCGATCGATGATGGCAAATGTTATGGTTTGCTTGGGAAAGATGAAAATAAATTCTGCAAACCCAGTTTGTGGTTATGTTCCAAGAATTCAGCCTTGGTTTATGACTCCTACGACACCACAGGAAAACGTTACCGAGAACTCTTAGATAACTTTTTTACAGAAAAAGCTCAATGGGTACATATTACCTGGGTAAAACGGGGAACAGAGTATAAGTTTTACCGTAATGGACAATTATTTGCTACTAAACCAGCACCAGAAATATTTTATACGAATAAAGAAACAGGTTATTGGTTTGGGCTTGCCGATAATTTCTGGGTTGGTGAAATGACTGAACTGAGTATTTGGAACTGTGCTCGATTGGATGCCGATATTAAAAATAGTCTGGGCGAGCGTTTAACAGGGAAAGAACCAGGATTAGTAGGTTATTGGGCTTTAAATGAAGGTTCTGGTGACACTGCCAAAGATGTCACAAGCCGTAATAATAATGGTAAAATTACGGGAGCTATTTGGGATTGGCAATTATTCTTTGTTAATGAAATACTAACTCCGCCTAAACCATCTGCCCTCGAACAGAATAATATCGACCTTGCTTATAAAGTCGGTGAATTAGAACAAAAGAATATCGAACAAGAAAAACAACTATCTGAACTTAAGCAGAAAAATGCTGAACTCGATAAGAAAGTTGCTGAATCAGAACAAAAGAACGCTGAACGAGATAAACAACTATCGGAAGTCAAGCAAAAAAATCTTGACCAAGATAAGAAAATTGCTGAATCAGAACAAAAGAACGCCGAACAAGACCAACAATTATCGGAGCTTAAGCAGAAAAATCTTGACCAAGATAAAAAAATTGCTGAGTTAGAAAAAAAGAATACCGAACAAGAGACACAACTATCAGAAATCAAGCAAAAAAACTCTGAGTTAGAACATAAAGATACTGAACTGACACAGAAGCTGTCTGAATTATCTCCAAAAGTTGTTGTGCTCGAGCCAAAACCAGTCATTCCTCAAAATGAGTGGCAGCAATTACAAAAACTTCAACCTGCAGATTTAAAGAGCGAATCATACTTTGGCGAAGAAACAGCATTTTGTGGAGAATGGGCGATCGCAGGCGCACGCAAAGCCAACAGAGCCGATATTGAAGATGCTGGGATCGCGTACATTTTCCAACTACAGAACAAGATGTGGCTGCAAAAACAGCGACTCCAGCCTCATGATATCCGTATGGGCGATCGATTTGGTAGTGCTGTCGCGATCGATTCGCAATGGGCGATTGTCGGCGCACGCAAAGCGGATGCTGGAATTATAAAGGACGCTGGGGCTGCGTATATTTACCAATTAGAAAATGGCATCTGGCAACAAAAGCAGAAACTGCAACCACAAGATCTGAATGTTAACAGTTCCTTTGGTAAGGGAATTGCCATCAGTAGAAACTGGGCGATCGTCGGCGCAGCTCGTGCCAAATTAGCCAACATTCAAGATGCTGGCGCAGCTTATGTGTTCCACCTAGAAAACGGAGTATGGCAGCAAACACAAAAACTGCAACCACAAGATTTAGGTTTTAATCAATGCTTTGGCAATGTCATTGCCATGACAGCAGAATGGGCGATCGTCGGCGGCGGCGATCGCTACAGTTCCGCTAGTGTAAAACGCCCCGGAGGAGCCTATGTTTACCATCTAGAAGACGGCGTATGGCGGCAAAAACAGAAACTGCAATCACCCCAATTAGGAATTAATGACCTATTTGGCTATTCCGTCGCCATTTCAGGAGAATATGCCTTGGTAGGAGCCGTCAACACTCCTGTCGCCAATGTATCGGGGACTGGAAGCGTTTATATCTACAAATTAATAGAAGGAGTTTGGCAACCACAACAAACACTGCAACCATCCCAACCCAAATACTGTGCTTTCTTTGGGGCAACAGTTGCGATCGCCAATGACATAGCCGTTATTGGCTCAACCCGCGCAGATTCCTCCAAACTCAAAGCCACAGGTGACGCTCATATTTTCAAACTAGAAAAAGGAGTATGGCAACTCAAAGAAAAACTCCAACCCACAGACTTACACTACGAAAGCTACTTTGGATTTTCTAGCCCAACAGATAGGGAATGGATTTTTACAACTGCTGCTTGGGCAAACACTCCAACCGCGAAACGAGCGGGTGCTGTTTATGTCTTCGCATCTCGGTAA
- a CDS encoding LamG-like jellyroll fold domain-containing protein, producing MPNTQINYLPYVLKFDGQSDRIILPELNINYSQGLTVEAWIYYNSFTSGASIVDFSNGALNNTIIFANQGATDTLCLQINNQQILAEKALETGKWLHLAATVDAAGNVKIYKNSQEIQSGKIQLPESVNRTQNFIGNSHASEDGYFNGRLSEVRLWKHARLPEELQRDMHRRLEGNETGLVGYWPLNEGSGCTASQDGQIKGATWHQQIFFPIASPLSYPQPVLSFHGQSDYIEIKDPFVNNKEFTISLWVKPSVLNDGWHGLIGKQGDLYRKPGLWLCPSNSGLSYDSYDLNGKRYGETLNNFFEVENEWIHITWVKQATEYRFYRNGELFATYPAPEFFYTNKYTSYWIGRVDNFWWGEIAEVSIWSSPRTQEEIKASRYEHLVGNEPGLVSYWPFNEGIGQTVSDRTSCSNVGTIIGAIWQEEYSIKAFEQKANFIEYALEFDGVDDYIELFPESLPSGNQITVTFWAQGGSRLPKNATVIEAIAEDRQRVLSIQVPNVDGMVYFDCGCDVTQPNENYDRIEKAAQLYEYQGEWMHWAFVKNATVGDMEIYRNGLLWHSGKEKRKPLPKTRVANIGRLARAASAHYHGTLAELAIWNQAKTAAEIQANIGKALHGNEPNLVAYWPLQDGCGDLASNKASQQNYGKIKGAKWQEKIVNNRALHLPYSLYFQRFDNHIQIKDPFENDTEFTMSFWVKPSLLNDGAWHALIGHQGDKYRKPGIWMTPDKSGLMYESYDLTGKRYFALIDNFFEAKEKWIHITWVKQGTEYRFYRDGELLLTQPAPEKFFHNKETGYWIGKVDNFWAGVIAEFTVWNYARSTAEIKGNIYTRLRGNELGLVGYWSLNEGIGDIVRDKSDRANNGKIYFATWTQQNFIKPAAIRDEPNVIKSALKFDGHDDHISLPRMDFDYSQGFTIEAWVYYNSFKKSSRVIDFGNGIDKDNIIFANRETDNDLILEIKRDGVGQRIAAANVLEPGRWMHLAATVSADGTGKLYRNGEQVQSGAIHLPNNANRTLNYIARSNYTFDDYFDGMMSEVRLWKKARNQEELLKDMQRRLLGNEEGLIGYWSLNEGRGNKVLDKTTNSNTGMIHGAIWPQSYESDYLQPVLTFDGKDDYVEVPEHTNLSNQVTVSAWARSNTPTWNQYGCLVSKRNPFSLHPEAGGKTFHFYIRSGVWKCASFTPNIDITQWHHYAGTFDGRTIRLYIDGEEVARTEAPGQLNNDNGRLYIGRDVESPSRYFNGQISEVQVWDKALTPAELQEHMHRSLVGNERGLIGYWPLNEGSGDKVLDRSHRALHGKVFGAAWDGQIFFENEPLITRRGWQQVQKLQPTDLNSNAFFGEEAAISGEWAIVSARKANGSRLLEAGAAYILQLQNKMWHLKQKLQPHDSRVGDQFGCDVDISGEWAIVGARKADTVGMQDTGAAYAFRLENRVWQQVQKLQPIDLAARDYFGKGVVMSGDWAFIGAYNARANSIQGAGAVYVFHLENGMWQQVQKLQPKDLGINQCFGNSMAISGEWAIIGGGDRYASANVKRPVGGAYIYRLENGVWQLKQKLQSAQVDGKDLFGYSVAIAGEHAFVGAVGTKVGNVLAAGNVYTYQLEKGVWQIKQKLQAEYPKYCGFFGATVAIAKDVAIVGSTRANSAKIIDTGDACVFHLEKGLWQQKQKLQPADLHYENYFGFCTPIDGEWVFSTAAWANNSHFRRVGAIYIFQGR from the coding sequence ATGCCAAACACCCAAATTAACTACCTACCCTACGTCCTTAAGTTTGACGGACAAAGCGATCGCATCATCTTACCCGAACTCAATATTAACTACTCCCAGGGTTTAACAGTAGAAGCTTGGATATATTACAACAGCTTCACATCAGGTGCATCGATCGTTGATTTCAGCAATGGCGCTCTTAACAATACCATTATCTTTGCCAATCAAGGAGCTACCGATACTTTATGTTTGCAAATTAACAACCAACAAATTCTTGCCGAAAAAGCTTTAGAAACAGGTAAATGGCTGCATCTAGCAGCCACAGTTGATGCTGCAGGAAATGTCAAAATTTATAAGAACAGTCAAGAAATTCAATCGGGAAAAATCCAACTCCCAGAAAGCGTCAACCGAACTCAAAATTTCATTGGCAATAGTCACGCTTCCGAAGATGGATATTTTAACGGACGGCTGTCAGAAGTGCGTTTGTGGAAACATGCACGTTTGCCAGAAGAACTGCAAAGAGATATGCACCGCCGTCTTGAAGGCAATGAAACAGGGCTTGTTGGTTATTGGCCTTTGAACGAAGGAAGCGGCTGTACAGCCAGCCAGGATGGACAAATTAAAGGTGCAACTTGGCATCAGCAAATCTTTTTTCCTATTGCCAGCCCTTTAAGTTATCCCCAGCCTGTTCTCTCTTTTCACGGACAGAGCGATTATATAGAAATTAAAGACCCGTTTGTTAACAACAAAGAATTTACGATTTCCTTGTGGGTTAAGCCCAGCGTACTCAATGATGGTTGGCATGGTTTGATAGGTAAGCAAGGCGATCTATATCGCAAACCTGGGTTGTGGTTGTGTCCCAGTAATTCAGGATTGTCTTACGATTCTTACGACTTAAATGGTAAGCGTTATGGGGAAACATTAAATAACTTTTTTGAAGTGGAAAATGAGTGGATACATATTACTTGGGTCAAACAAGCAACAGAATACAGGTTTTATCGTAACGGCGAACTGTTTGCTACATACCCCGCACCTGAATTCTTTTACACTAACAAGTACACCAGTTATTGGATAGGTCGAGTTGATAATTTCTGGTGGGGTGAAATTGCGGAAGTTTCTATCTGGAGTTCTCCTCGAACGCAAGAGGAAATTAAAGCGAGTAGATATGAACATTTAGTAGGAAACGAACCAGGATTGGTAAGTTATTGGCCTTTTAATGAAGGTATTGGTCAGACAGTTAGCGACCGCACCAGTTGCAGCAATGTTGGTACAATTATCGGAGCCATTTGGCAAGAGGAATACTCCATAAAAGCCTTTGAGCAAAAGGCAAACTTTATAGAATATGCTCTAGAGTTTGATGGTGTAGACGATTATATAGAACTATTTCCAGAGAGCCTTCCTTCAGGCAATCAAATTACTGTAACCTTTTGGGCTCAAGGTGGGAGTCGCTTGCCAAAAAATGCTACTGTCATTGAAGCGATCGCAGAAGATCGTCAAAGAGTTTTAAGTATCCAAGTTCCCAATGTCGATGGGATGGTTTATTTTGATTGTGGCTGCGATGTCACCCAACCCAATGAAAATTACGATCGCATCGAAAAAGCAGCCCAACTTTATGAATATCAAGGTGAATGGATGCATTGGGCATTTGTGAAAAATGCCACAGTGGGAGATATGGAAATTTACCGTAATGGATTACTCTGGCATAGTGGTAAGGAAAAAAGAAAACCTCTGCCCAAAACGAGAGTTGCGAATATAGGAAGATTAGCTCGTGCTGCTTCCGCTCATTATCACGGTACTCTAGCTGAACTTGCTATTTGGAATCAAGCCAAAACGGCAGCCGAAATTCAAGCAAATATTGGCAAAGCCTTACATGGGAACGAACCTAATTTAGTCGCTTATTGGCCTTTACAAGATGGCTGCGGTGATTTAGCCAGTAATAAAGCGAGCCAGCAGAATTATGGTAAGATTAAAGGTGCTAAATGGCAGGAAAAAATTGTTAACAATCGAGCCTTACATTTGCCATATAGTTTATATTTCCAAAGGTTTGATAATCACATACAAATTAAAGATCCTTTTGAGAACGATACAGAATTTACAATGTCTTTTTGGGTCAAGCCAAGCTTACTGAACGATGGAGCTTGGCACGCCTTAATCGGTCATCAAGGAGATAAGTATCGCAAACCTGGAATATGGATGACGCCAGATAAATCGGGATTGATGTACGAGTCATACGATCTAACAGGTAAGCGTTATTTTGCGTTAATAGATAACTTCTTTGAAGCCAAAGAAAAGTGGATTCATATAACATGGGTCAAACAAGGAACCGAATACAGATTCTACCGTGATGGCGAACTTTTATTAACTCAACCTGCGCCAGAAAAATTTTTTCATAACAAAGAGACGGGGTACTGGATTGGCAAAGTTGATAATTTTTGGGCTGGTGTAATTGCCGAATTTACAGTTTGGAATTATGCCCGTTCTACCGCTGAAATTAAAGGTAATATCTACACTCGGCTGAGAGGAAACGAATTGGGGTTGGTTGGTTATTGGTCTTTAAACGAAGGGATTGGCGACATAGTGAGAGATAAAAGCGATCGCGCCAATAACGGTAAAATTTACTTCGCCACTTGGACACAACAAAACTTTATCAAACCTGCAGCCATCAGGGACGAACCAAACGTCATCAAATCTGCTTTGAAGTTTGACGGTCATGATGACCACATTTCATTACCCAGAATGGACTTTGATTATTCCCAAGGTTTCACAATCGAAGCGTGGGTTTATTACAACAGCTTCAAAAAATCCTCACGAGTCATCGACTTTGGTAATGGTATCGACAAAGATAACATTATCTTTGCCAATCGGGAAACAGATAACGATCTGATTTTAGAAATCAAACGTGATGGCGTAGGGCAAAGGATCGCAGCCGCAAATGTATTAGAACCTGGTAGGTGGATGCACTTAGCAGCAACAGTCAGTGCTGATGGAACTGGCAAACTTTACAGGAACGGTGAACAAGTCCAATCTGGAGCAATTCACCTACCCAACAATGCCAATAGAACTTTGAACTACATCGCTCGGAGCAACTACACGTTTGATGATTATTTTGACGGTATGATGTCGGAAGTACGCCTTTGGAAAAAGGCTCGTAATCAAGAAGAATTGCTCAAGGATATGCAACGTCGTTTGTTAGGAAATGAGGAAGGTTTGATTGGTTATTGGTCATTGAATGAAGGACGTGGCAATAAAGTTTTAGATAAGACTACCAATAGCAACACGGGTATGATTCATGGGGCTATTTGGCCGCAGTCCTACGAATCGGATTACTTGCAACCCGTTTTGACATTTGATGGCAAGGATGATTATGTAGAAGTTCCAGAGCATACTAACCTTAGCAATCAAGTCACAGTTTCAGCTTGGGCGAGAAGCAATACCCCAACGTGGAACCAATACGGTTGTTTGGTTTCCAAACGCAATCCTTTTAGTTTGCACCCCGAAGCTGGTGGCAAAACTTTTCATTTTTATATCCGTTCTGGTGTATGGAAATGTGCTAGTTTTACACCGAACATAGACATTACCCAGTGGCACCATTACGCAGGTACGTTTGATGGCAGAACTATTCGTTTGTATATCGATGGTGAAGAGGTAGCTCGCACGGAAGCACCAGGACAATTAAATAATGATAACGGTCGTTTGTATATAGGGAGGGATGTTGAGTCGCCATCTCGATATTTCAACGGTCAAATTTCTGAAGTTCAAGTCTGGGATAAAGCACTTACCCCAGCAGAACTGCAAGAGCACATGCACCGTTCTCTGGTGGGGAATGAGCGAGGGTTAATTGGGTATTGGCCTTTAAATGAAGGGTCTGGAGATAAAGTTTTAGATCGTTCTCACCGTGCTTTGCATGGAAAAGTTTTTGGCGCAGCTTGGGATGGACAAATCTTCTTTGAGAATGAACCGTTAATTACCAGACGGGGATGGCAGCAAGTACAAAAGTTACAACCCACTGACTTAAACAGTAACGCTTTCTTTGGCGAAGAAGCAGCAATTAGTGGCGAGTGGGCGATCGTCAGTGCTCGCAAAGCAAATGGATCGCGTTTGCTAGAAGCTGGAGCCGCTTACATTCTCCAATTGCAGAACAAGATGTGGCATCTCAAGCAAAAGTTGCAACCTCATGACTCTCGTGTGGGCGATCAATTTGGGTGTGATGTCGATATTAGTGGGGAATGGGCAATTGTCGGAGCGAGAAAAGCAGATACTGTGGGAATGCAAGATACTGGAGCTGCTTATGCTTTTCGTTTGGAAAACAGGGTATGGCAGCAGGTACAGAAACTGCAACCCATTGACTTGGCTGCTCGCGATTACTTTGGCAAAGGTGTAGTTATGAGTGGCGATTGGGCTTTTATTGGGGCTTACAATGCCAGAGCTAACAGCATTCAAGGGGCTGGAGCAGTGTATGTTTTCCATTTGGAAAATGGAATGTGGCAGCAGGTACAGAAGTTGCAACCAAAGGATTTGGGTATTAACCAATGCTTTGGGAACTCTATGGCTATTAGCGGGGAGTGGGCAATTATCGGTGGTGGCGATCGCTACGCCTCTGCTAATGTTAAACGTCCGGTTGGAGGTGCTTATATATACCGTTTGGAAAATGGTGTGTGGCAACTCAAACAGAAGTTGCAATCTGCTCAAGTTGATGGTAAGGATTTATTTGGGTACTCTGTAGCGATCGCAGGAGAACATGCTTTTGTCGGGGCAGTCGGTACTAAAGTTGGCAATGTTCTCGCTGCTGGCAATGTTTATACGTACCAATTGGAGAAAGGAGTCTGGCAAATTAAACAAAAACTGCAAGCCGAGTATCCCAAGTATTGTGGATTTTTTGGTGCGACAGTGGCGATCGCTAAAGATGTGGCGATCGTTGGTTCCACCCGTGCCAATTCTGCCAAAATTATTGATACTGGAGATGCTTGCGTTTTCCATTTAGAAAAAGGTCTGTGGCAGCAAAAACAGAAACTGCAACCAGCCGATTTGCATTACGAAAACTACTTTGGTTTCTGCACTCCCATTGATGGTGAGTGGGTTTTTAGCACTGCTGCTTGGGCAAACAATTCCCACTTCCGCAGGGTAGGTGCTATCTACATTTTCCAAGGTCGTTAA
- a CDS encoding type II toxin-antitoxin system VapC family toxin: MYLLDTNHCSAIILGEPNVIRRITEVGELNIATCVIVQGELTYMMENSAQKETNLASFTEFLEDIRIYNVTEGTANIYGQIKAGLMRQFGPKEKSKRRKTQVTDLGFDENDLWIAAVALQHSLTVVSADSDFQRIQQVRTLSVQSWL; the protein is encoded by the coding sequence ATGTATTTACTAGATACAAATCACTGTAGTGCTATCATTCTTGGCGAACCAAACGTCATTCGTCGAATAACTGAGGTTGGAGAATTAAACATTGCTACTTGCGTAATTGTGCAGGGAGAACTTACATATATGATGGAAAATTCTGCACAAAAGGAAACGAATCTCGCTTCTTTTACCGAATTTCTTGAAGATATACGCATCTATAATGTAACAGAGGGCACGGCTAATATTTACGGTCAGATCAAAGCTGGTTTGATGAGACAATTTGGTCCCAAGGAAAAAAGCAAGCGGAGAAAAACTCAGGTAACAGACCTAGGCTTTGATGAAAATGACCTTTGGATTGCGGCTGTAGCCTTACAACACAGTCTTACCGTTGTATCAGCTGATAGCGACTTTCAGAGAATTCAACAAGTTAGAACATTGTCTGTTCAGTCTTGGTTGTAA